The Enterobacter huaxiensis sequence GGGCAAAAACCGGGCGCAGGTAGAAGCCCGTATTGGCAAGGTTAACGCGCAAAAAGCGGAGCTGGAGCAGACCCGCCAGCTGCTTGCCAGCAGCGTCGCGCGGCTTTACTGGGAGTGGCAGACCCAGGCCGCCGTGGGGGATATCCTCGTGGAGATTAAACGCGAGCAGGAGAATATTATCGGTGCCGACCGCGAGCTGTATCAGCACGGGATCACCTCCTCGGTTGAAGGCGTTGAAACTGACATCAATGCCAGCAAAACGGAAGAGCAGCTGGCTGAAGTGAAAGGCAAAATGAAAGCCGTCGAGGCGCGTCTGGAGGCCTTGACCAACAGCCCTTCAATGAAGCTTACGCGCCGCGCGTTACCGACAGTGGAAGCGGCATTGCCGTCCGCGCTGGGCTACGAACTGCTGGCTCGCCGCCCCGATCTGCAGGAAGCGCACTGGTATATTGAAGCCTCCATGAGCGAGGTGGATGCCGCTAAAGCCGCCTTCTACCCCGATGTGAACCTGATGGCGTTCCTCCAGCAGGATGCCCTGCACCTGAGCGACCTGTTTCGATCTTCCGCGCAGCAAATGGGCGTAACTGCCGGACTGACGCTGCCGATTTTCGACAGCGGCAGGCTAAACGCCAACCTGGATATTGCCCAGGCGCAGAGCAATCTTTCTGTGGCGAACTACAACAAAGCGGTGGTCGATGCCGTTAACCAGGTGGCGCGTGCGGCCAGTGAAGTGGAAACCCTGACGGCAAAAAGCCAGCAGCAGCAGAAGGTCGAAAAAGACGCAGCGCGCGTGGTGGCGCTGGCACAGGCACGCTTACGCGCCGGGATCATTGCAGGCTCCCGCGTCAGTGAAGCCAACATTCCGGCGCTTAAGGAGCGTATTGCCGGGGTGATGCTGCAGGGGCAGTACGTCGATGCCTCGCTGCAGCTGACGTCCGCGCTGGGTGGCGGCTATCATCACGGCTAAAAGCGGGCATTATCTATACTTACCTCTTTGCACATTTTCAGGAGGTGAGTATGGCTCGAGTGGCAATCGTAACTGCATCGGATTCCGGGATCGGCAAAACCACGGCGCTGATGCTGGCTGAACGCGGGTTTGATATCGGCGTAACCTGGCATTCTGATGAGAAAGGCGCGCTGGAAACCTGCCGCGAGGTTGAAGCACGGGGGCAGCGCGCAGAGGCTATCCAGCTTGATTTGAGCACCCTGCCGGACGGCGCCAACGCCATTGAAACGCTGGTTGCGCGGTTTGGTCGGCTGGACGTGCTGGTCAATAATGCGGGCGCGATGACCAAAGCGTCATTTCTCGATATGCCGTTTGACGAATGGCGAAGCATTTTTACCGTTGACGTTGACGGTGCCTTTCTCTGTTCACAAATTGCCGCCCGGCAGATGGTGAAGCAGGGGGAGGGGGGACGGATTATCAATATCACGTCGGTGCACGAGCATACGCCGCTGCCGGACGCCAGCGCCTACACTGCGGCGAAGCATGCGCTCGGAGGGTTGACCAAATCCATGGCGCTGGAGCTGGTTAAGCACAAGATTCTGGTGAACGCCGTTGCGCCTGGGGCCATCGCCACGCCGATGAACGATATGGATGACAGTGAAGTGAAAGAAGGCTCGATGCCGTCAATCCCGTTAGCAAGGCCGGGGCACACCAAAGAGATCGCCAGCCTGGTGGCCTGGCTGTGCGACAGCGATGCCAGCTATACGACCGGGCAGTCGTTTATCGTCGACGGAGGGTTTATGCTGGCGAATCCGCAGTTTAAGCCGGAGGGATAGGGAACTAAAAACCCCCTCTCCCTGTGGGAGAGGGCCGGGGTGAGGGCATCAGGCCGCACTCACTCCTCATCCCGTCTCTTCTCTCTGTGCCGCATCCACAGCCGCACCCCAATCACCGCCACGACCACCAGAATCAGCCACGCCCAGTGCTTGATATGCTGATCCAGATTATGCATCCACGGGCCAATCACCTCGCCGCCCACGTAGCCGAGGGTTGTAAAGATCAGCGCCCAGGCGATCGCGCCGATAATATTCAGCGGCAGGAAGATTTTGGGCGGCAGGCGGCTGGCGCCGATCAGAATCGGCCCGATAATGCGAAAGCCGTACATAAAGCGGGTGCCTATGACGAACAGATAGGGATGGCGCTGGATAAGCCGCTGAGCGCGATTGATTTTCTTCTGATGCTTAGCGAAACGCTTGAGCAGCGTTGGCCCAAAGCGTAGCCCGAGAAAGTAGAGCAGCTGATCGCCAATCATGCCGCCCAGCGCGACGGCGGCCACCACCAGGGGGAATTTCAGCAGTCCCTGATGCGCCGCGACGCCACCCAGCAGCGTGATCGTTTCGCCTTCTGCCACGCTGCCAATCACCAGCGCGGCGTATCCATATTGTTCAATAAGTCCGTTGATATCCATTACGTCTGCGTTGTCTCCCTCAGCGTGTCTCCTTTAATCATATACCCCATGAATCAATAACAGGACAATCAACGGAAATTTCCCACTGTACAGAAAATAATCTACAGCCTGCATTATACTTAGGGTATCGCTGACGGGCCGACAACAAGGGGGCGCTATGAACCATGTCTGGGGACTCTTCTCCCATCCCGATCGTGAAATGCACGTAATCAGAAGCGAGAACGAAACGGTCGCGCATCACTACACGCACCATGTGCTGCTGATGGCAGCGGTGCCGGTCATCTGCGCGTTTATCGGTACAACACAAATCGGCTGGAACTTTGGTGATGGCACCGTAATTCAGCTCTCCTGGTTTACGGGGCTATACCTTGCCATTCTGTTTTACGGCGTGATGCTCGCCGGGGTGGCGGTGATGGGGCGGGTTATCTACTGGATGGCGCGCAACTACCCGCAGCGCCCGTCGCTCGCCCACTGTATGATTTTTGCCGGATACGTCGCGACCCCGCTGTTTTTAAGCGGCATTGTCGCGCTTTATCCACTGGTCTGGCTGTGCGCGCTGATCGGTACCGTGGCGCTCTTTTACACCGGATATCTGCTGTATCTGGGCGTTCCCACCTTCCTGAATATCAATAAAGAAGAGGGCCTGAGCTTCTCCAGCTCGACGCTCGCCATTGGCGTGCTGGTCCTGGAGGCGCTACTGGCGCTGACGGTTATTCTTTGGGGTTATGGATACCGTCTTTTCTAAGCTCACTGCATTGCTGGCGCAAATGCCAGCAATGCAGCATCTGTTCACGATTCTCCGCTGGCGACAACGCACGGTGACCGCTATGATGCCGAAGCCAGCCTGCGTTTTCCGTCGACGCAGGCGGTGTACGTATAACGTGCGTGAATAATTATCAGAAGTCTCACCATGCTGAAATTCCGAGTTTCATTACTTAGCCTGGCGCTTATCCTGGGGGCATCCGCTGCCGCTCCAGCGTTCGCCAAAACGCCAGCCGTGACTACCGCCGCCGCGCAGCCGCAGATTGCGTCCGGCAGCGCGATGATTGTCGATCTGAACACCAACAAGGTGATCTACGCCAGCCACCCGGATCTGGTGCGCCCGATTGCCTCTATTACCAAATTAATGACCGCGATGGTGGTGCTTGATGCACGGCTGCCGCTGGATGAAAAGCTGAAGGTGGACATCAGCCATACGCCGGAGATGAAGGGGATATACTCTCGCGTGCGCCTGAACAGTGAAATCAGCCGTAAGGATATGCTGCTGCTGGCGCTGATGTCGTCAGAGAACCGCGCGGCGGCAAGCCTGGCGCACCATTACCCGGGCGGCTATGACGCCTTTATTCGCGCCATGAACGCCAAGGCCAAATCGCTGGGGATGACCAATACCCGCTACGTAGAGCCGACCGGGCTGTCGATTCATAACGTCTCAACGGCGCGCGACCTGACGAAGATGCTGATTGCCAGCAAGCAGTATCCGCTGCTCGGCCAGCTCAGCACCACGCGTGAGGACATGGCGACCTTCTCTAATCCTGCGTACACGCTGCCGTTCCGCAATACTAACCATCTGGTGTATCGCGAGAACTGGAATATCCAGTTAACCAAAACGGGCTTCACCAATGCGGCGGGCCACTGCCTGGTGATGCGCACCGTGTTTAACGGTAAGCCGGTGGCGCTGGTGGTGATGGATGCCTTCGGCAAATACACCCACTTCGCGGATGCCAGCCGCCTGCGCACCTGGATTGAGACGGGAAAAGTGCAGCCGGTTCCGGCCGCGGCGTTGACCTATAAAAAGCAGAAAGCGGAACAGATGGCGACGGCGCAGAACGACTGAGCCGTTAGCGCGCTGATGCCCTCACCCCGGCCCTCTCCCACAGGGAGAGGGAGTAAACACTAAAAACGGTAACCCAGGTTACCGTTTTGCTTCTATTCCGGCAGCGTCCAGTCACCGTCGTTGAGCGGGCGCTGCATTATCAACGTATCTCGCCAGTCACCTTTCTTGTAGCCCACGCTTCGTAGCTGACCCACGACTTCAAATCCGTGCTTTTTATGTAGCCGCAGCGAGCCTGCATTGTTATTGCCATCACCCACCACGGCAATGATCTGCCGCCATTGACCTTGCTCGCATCGCGCGATCAGGGCATCCATTAACGTGGAGCCAAATCCGCGCCCGGTGGTGCTGGCATCTACGTAAATTGACTCTTCAAGGGTGTAGCGATAGGCATGGCGTGGACGATAGGGCGTGGCGTAGCAGTACCCGACGACAATCCCCCGGTACAGCGCCACCAGCCACGGCAAGCCGTGCTCAGCAACGCTTTTCATCCGCTCACGCATTTCATCGACGGTTGGGGGAACTTCCTCGAACGAGGCACGTCCGTGAAGCACGTGCCAGGCATAAATAGCCGAGATGGCATGCGCATCGTCGGGAAGGGCATCGCGCACTTCCACTTCGGTTTCGGATAAAACATCAACAGCCGACATGATGTGCCTGCTCCTCGTCATGGAATGCCGAAGAAACGTTTCTCCGGCGACAGGCACCTAATCTAGTACGTTTGAGGCGTGCTTAACAATCTCTTAAATTTGGCTATAGGAATTAATCAGCAGCTTGCGTATTGTGCTGCTCCGATTCCTCGCTCTCTTTCCAGTATTTCTTCCGCGTTGTCTTACCAATGCCGGGATTCATACTGTTTGTAGGGTCATTCTCCCGATAAAACCGCTTAAGCGTTTCCGGTGCCTTATAGAGATGGCCCACGTTATGTTCCGCCGGGTATTGCGCACCGCGCTCGCTGAGCAGGGCCAGCATCTGCTCTTTCAGCGCGTGCGGGTCAACGCCTTTCTTGACGATGTAATCCTGGTGGAAGACGTAGCACATAAAGTGTCCGTAATAGAGCTTGTGCACCAGCTTGCTGTCAATCTCCGGCGGCAGGTGTTCAAACCATTCGGTATCGTTACGGCGCAGGGCAATGTCCAGCGCCAGAATGTCCTCCACCTCTTCAGAATGAACGGCCTGATAGCGAATGGCGGCACCGGCCGCGGCGAAGCGGTGCAGGAAGGCCTTGCTGCCCTCCTCAGGCGTACAGGCAAAGAAATCCCCGTCGGCGTTCTTGAAAAATTCGGTCAGCCAGCTTTGTGCTTCAGCAATCCCGTCTCCGGCCATCTTCAGCAGCAGGTGGTGTTCATACCTATCGCGCCAGGTTTTCATCCGCTCCGGTAAGTGCGCGGGAAAAACGTTGCCCAGCTTCTGCATAAAGCGGTCGGTAAAGTGCGGCTTAAACAGCGACACTTTGTCGAGCATTGCGTCGGTGCGGCCCTTCATGGTGAAGAAGAACGGCATTTTGTCGGTGCCGAGCTTGTCGATCATCAGGAAGGTGTCTTTGCCGTAGCGCTCGGCAATATCGTAAATGTCCCGATGCATATACTCGCCCGCCACCGGCAGATGGGTAAACTCGCCCAGAATATGGCGGCGGATCTCGGTCAGGACCTCGGGCTGATTGGTGCCGATGTAAAACACCTGCTGTTTTTTCTCTGCCGGGAAGGTATCCAGGCGCACCGCAAAGACCGCGAGTTTTCCCGCGCAGCCGGAAGATTCGAACAGGCGGTCCGGGTCAGCGTTATAGCGCGCCGGGGTGTCGGCGTCGATATCGCGCACGCGGGTGACGTAGTCGTGATCGTGCGCGTGGCGGCCGTCGTGCTGAACGTCCTCGTCCTTCACGCGGTCATCGTCAAGCTTGCTGAGGATCTGCTCTGGCGTCACGCCGAGATCGATGCCCAGATGGTTCACCAGCGTCAGCTTGCCGTTTTCATCGATCCGCGCAAACAGCGACATCTCGGTGTAGGCCGGGCCGCGCTGCACCAGCGAGCCGCCGGAGTTATTGCAGATCCCGCCGATCACCGAGGCGCCAATACAGGACGAGCCGATCACGGAATGCGGCTCGCGCCCCAGCGGCTTGAGCGCTTTCTCCAGCGTGTAGAGCGTGGTGCCCGGGAAGGCAAGCACCTGTTCACCTTTGTCCAGCAGGTGCAGCTTGTCGAGACGCAGGGTGCTGACGATGACGATGTCGCGATCGTAATCGTTGCCGTTCGGCGTGGAGCCCTCGGTCAGGCCGGTATTGGCAGCCTGCATCAGAATAATTTTGTCGGCGGCAACGCAGGCGCTCAGCACGCGCCACAGTTCCAGCAGCGTGCCGGGGAAGACCACCGCCAGCGCGTCGCCCTGGCCGGAACGGAAGCCTTTGCGGTAGCGCGCCGTTTTGGCCGGGTCGGTAAGCAGGTGAGAGTGACCAACCAGGCGCGACAGTTCGTTAATAAAAGTATTGTTATCGTCAGTTCGAACAGAAGACATCTTCCACTCCTTGTGGTGGGGCAAATTTCTCGCTGTAAAGCATAGCGCGATTAACTGTTAAGCGGTCTAGTATTCACGAGAAAAATCAGAGAATAACCCTGCACCGTTCGGAGGGTTTGTGGCACACTGCGCTTTTCGCACGGTATGGCCGAGATCGTCCGGCGGTTATTGATGAGAGAGTAAAACGACATGAAATGGCTATGTTCTGTAGGTGTCGCCGTCAGCCTGGCGCTGCAGCCTGCGCTGGCAGAGGATTTGTTTGGCAATCATCCGCTCACGCCTGAAGCCCGCGACGCGTTTGTCACGGAGTTGCTCAAGAAGATGACGGTCGATGAGAAGATCGGCCAGCTGCGTCTTATCAGCGTCGGCCCGGATAATCCGAAAGAGGCCATCCGTGAGATGATCAAAGAGAGCCAGGTGGGGGCGATTTTTAACACCGTCACCCGTCAGGATATCCGCAAAATGCAGGATCAGGCGATGGAGCTCAGCCGCCTGAAGATCCCTCTCTTCTTTGCCTATGACGTGCTGCACGGCCAGCGTACCGTCTTCCCGATTAGCCTCGGGCTAGCCTCCTCCTTTAACCTCGACGCGGTGAAGACCGTCGGGCGCGTGTCCGCCTATGAAGCGGCAGACGATGGCCTGAACATGACCTGGGCGCCTATGGTGGACGTCTCCCGCGATCCGCGCTGGGGCCGCGCGTCGGAAGGCTTTGGTGAAGATACGTATTTAACGGCCACAATGGGTAAAACCATGGTGGAAGCGATGCAGGGAAAAAGCCCGGCGGATCGCTACTCGGTGATGACCAGCGTCAAGCACTTCGCCGCATACGGCGCGGTTGAAGGCGGGAAAGAGTACAACACCGTGGACATGAGCCCGCAGCGCCTGTTCAACGACTACATGCCGCCTTACAAGGCAGGGCTCGATGCGGGCAGCGGCGCGGTGATGGTGGCGCTGAACTCCCTGAACGGCACGCCTGCGACCTCTGATTCCTGGCTGCTGAAAGACGTGCTGCGCGACCAGTGGGGCTTTAAGGGCATCACCGTTTCCGATCACGGCGCGATTAAAGAGCTGATCAAGCACGGCACGGCGTCTGACCCTGAAGACGCGGTGCGCGTGGCGCTCAAGTCCGGCATTAATATGAGCATGAGCGACGAGTACTACAGCAAATACCTGCCGGGGCTGGTGAAGAGCGGCAAGGTAACGATGGCGGAGCTGGACGATGCCGCGCGCCACGTGCTGAACGTGAAATATGACATGGGGCTGTTTAACGATCCGTACAGCCACCTCGGACCAAAAGATTCTGACCCGGCGGACACCAACGCTGAAAGCCGCCTGCACCGCAAAGACGCGCGTGAAGTCGCGCGCGAAAGCCTGGTGCTGCTGAAAAACCGCCTCGACACGCTGCCGCTGAAAAAATCCGGCAACATCGCCGTGGTGGGCCCGCTGGCCGACAGCAAGCGCGACGTGATGGGAAGCTGGTCTGCAGCTGGCGTGGCGGATCAGTCCGTCACCGTGCTGACCGGCATTAAAAATGCCGTCGGTGAAAACGCGAAGGTGGTGTACGCCAAGGGCGCGAACGTGACCGACGATAAAGACATCGTTACCTTCCTCAACCAGTACGAGGAAGCGGTGAAGGTGGATCCGCGCACGCCGAAAGAGATGATTGACGAAGCGGTGGATGCCGCCAAACGGTCTGACGTCGTTGTTGCGGTCGTGGGCGAAGCGCAGGGTATGGCGCACGAAGCCTCCAGCCGTACCGACATCACCATCCCGCAGAGCCAGCGCGACCTGATCGCCGCCCTGAAGGCGACGGGCAAGCCGCTGGTGCTGGTGCTGATGAACGGTCGTCCGCTGGCGCTGGTGAAAGAAGACCAGCAGGCGGATGCGATTCTGGAAACCTGGTTCGCCGGTACCGAAGGCGGTAACGCTATCGCCGACGTGCTGTTTGGCGATTACAACCCGTCGGGCAAGCTGCCGATGTCCTTCCCGCGCTCCGTGGGGCAAATTCCGGTTTACTACAGCCACCTGAATACCGGACGTCCTTACAACGCCGACAAGCCGAACAAATACACGTCACGCTACTTCGACGAAGCGAACGGCCCGCTGTATCCGTTCGGCTATGGCCTGAGCTACACCACCTTTAAGGTCTCTGACGTGAAAATGTCAGCGCCAACGATGAAGCGCGACGGCAAGGTCACCGCCAGCGTGGACGTGACCAATACCGGCAAGCGTGAAGGGGCCACGGTTATCCAGATGTACGTTCAGGACGTCACCGCATCCATGAGCCGTCCGGTGAAGCAGCTGCGCGGCTTTGAAAAGGTCAGCCTCAAGCCGGGTGAAACCCAAACCGTCAGCTTCCCGATTGACGTAGACGCGCTGAAATTCTGGAACCAGCAGATGAAATACGACGCGGAGCCGGGCAAGTTCAACGTCTTCATCGGCGTGGACTCTGCCCGCGTCAACCAAGGCGAGTTCGAGCTGCAGTAATCTTTCCCTCCTCAGCATCCCCCGCGAGGCGGGGGATGCGTCATACCTTATGCTAAAAAGTCATTTTGACGGGTAAACACGCCGTTTTAAGCTACGCTTTTCTCTCAAGCCTCTGAAAAAGGCGGCAAAATAATGAGGAATGCAGAATGACGATTACAAAGGGGATGATGGGCTCCGCGGTCCTGCTGGCAGCGCTGAGCCTGCCGCTTCAGGCAGCTGAGCCGGTGAAGGTTGGGTCCAAGATTGATACCGAAGGGGCGCTGCTCGGCAATATCATTTTGCAGGTGCTTGAGAGCCACGGGGTTAAAACGGTAAATAAAGTCCAGCTCGGGACCACTCCGGTGGTGCGCGGCGCTATTACCTCCGGCGAGCTGGATATCTACCCGGAATATACCGGCAACGGTGCCTTCTTCTTTAAAGAAGAAAACGATCCTGCGTGGAAAAACGCCAAAGCGGGCTATGAAAAAGTCAAAAAGCTGGACGCAGAGAAGAACAAGCTGGTCTGGCTCACGCCTGCGCCAGCCAACAATACCTGGACCATCGCGGTACGCAAAGATATTGCGGAGAAGGGGAAGTTGACCTCCCTTGAGGACCTCAGCCGCTATCTGAAAGAGAAGGGCGACTTCAAGCTTGCGGCGTCGGCTGAATTTATCGAACGCGCGGATGCCCTGCCTGCCTTCGAAAAAGCCTACGATTTCAAGCTCGACCAGGCGCAGCTGCTCTCTCTGGCCGGCGGTGATACGGCGGTGACCATCAAAGCGGCGGCGCAGCAAACCTCCGGCGTTAACGCGGCCATGGCCTACGGCACCGACGGACCGGTTGCGGCGCTGGGTCTGCAAACCCTGACCGACCCGAAAGGCGTTCAGCCAATTTATGCCCCAACCCCGGTGGTGCGCGAAGCGGTGCTGAAAGCCTACCCGGAGATTGGCGACTGGCTCAAGCCGGTGTTTGAGAAGCTGGATGAAAAAACGCTGCAGCAGCTGAACGCCAGCATTGCGGTTGAGGGACTGGATGCCAAAAAAGTGGCTGCCGATTTCCTGAAGCAACAAGGGCTTGTGAAGTAACGGGACAGGGCTGTGCCAATAAAATGCTATAACCGCGTGCTGCTGCTGTTGGCCTGCATGGCCATCGCGGCGGTCGCGTTACCCTTTATCAATGTCGCCCCTAACCGTCTGGTGTCGGGGGAGGCCCGCGCGCTCTGGCAGGTCTGGCCCTTTGCGCCAGCCCTGCTGGGGCTTACGCTCGCCGCCGTGATTGCATTATCGTTCTGGGGGAAGCGTACGGCCCATTGGCTAACGCTTTTTCTCTGCGAAGCCCTTTTTATTGTGCTTTTCTGGAGCGCGGGGCTGGCGGCGGCGCAGATGGTTTCTGTCGAAAGCCCCCTTGCGAGAACGTCAATTGGCAGCGGCTTATGGCTGTGGCTGGCCCTGTGCCTGCTGGCCTGTAGCGACGTCATTCGTCGCCTGACCGCAAGGCCAGTCTGGCGCTGGTTACTGAACGCACAGCTTTGGTGTATCCCGCTGTGGCTGCTCTTCAGCGGCGAGCTGAATAATCTTTCGCTGTTAAAAGAGTACGCTAACCGTCAGGAGGTGTTTGACGGTGCGCTGGTGCAGCATCTGACGATTCTGCTCGGCACGCTCTTCCCGGCCCTGCTGCTGGGCGTGCCGCTGGGGATATGGTGCTATCGCCATCCCGCCCGGCAGGGGAGCGTCTTCGCCGTTCTTAATGTTATCCAGACCATCCCTTCCGTGGCCTTGTTTGGCCTGCTCATTGCCCCGCTCGCGGGGTTAGTGAAGTCATTCCCCACGCTGTCCTCTTTCGGGATCGCCGGAACCGGGTTAACGCCCGCGCTGATTGCGCTGGTGCTGTATGCGCTGCTGCCGCTGGTGCGCGGCGTGGTGGCGGGATTAAGCCAGGTGCCGCAGGACGCGCTGGAAAGCGCCCATGCGATGGGGATGAGCGCGCGGCAGTGTTTCTGGAAAATCCAGCTTCCGCTGGCGCTGCCGCTGCTGGTCCGCAGCCTGCGGGTGGTGACGGTACAAACGGTGGGGATGGCGGTGATAGCCGCGTTGATTGGCGCGGGAGGCTTTGGCGCACTGGTGTTCCAGGGGCTGCTCAGCAGCGCGCTGGATTTGGTGCTTTTAGGTGTCGTTCCTACCATTGCGCTGGCGGTGGTGCTGGACGCGTTGTTTGCCCTGTGGCTCGCGCTGCTCGGGAGAAGAGCCAATGATTGAATTTCACGATGTGAGTAAAACCTTTGCAGGTCGCCCGGCGGCGAGCCACCTGAATCTGCATTTTGCACAGGGGGCGTTCTCGGTATTGATTGGCACCTCCGGGTCGGGAAAATCCACCACCCTGAAGATGATTAACCGGCTGGTGGAGCACGACAGCGGTCTGATTCGCTTCGACGGAGAGGAGATCCGCAGCCTGCCGGTTCTGGAGTTGCGCCGTCGAATGGGGTACGCCATTCAGTCCATCGGCCTGTTTCCTCACTGGACGGTGGCGCAGAATATCGCCACCGTGCTGCAGCTGGAGAAATGGTCGCGGGCAAAAATAGCGGAGCGGGTCGACGAGCTGATGGCGCTGCTCGGCCTGGAG is a genomic window containing:
- a CDS encoding ABC transporter permease, giving the protein MPIKCYNRVLLLLACMAIAAVALPFINVAPNRLVSGEARALWQVWPFAPALLGLTLAAVIALSFWGKRTAHWLTLFLCEALFIVLFWSAGLAAAQMVSVESPLARTSIGSGLWLWLALCLLACSDVIRRLTARPVWRWLLNAQLWCIPLWLLFSGELNNLSLLKEYANRQEVFDGALVQHLTILLGTLFPALLLGVPLGIWCYRHPARQGSVFAVLNVIQTIPSVALFGLLIAPLAGLVKSFPTLSSFGIAGTGLTPALIALVLYALLPLVRGVVAGLSQVPQDALESAHAMGMSARQCFWKIQLPLALPLLVRSLRVVTVQTVGMAVIAALIGAGGFGALVFQGLLSSALDLVLLGVVPTIALAVVLDALFALWLALLGRRAND